GGGATGGCCATTCTGCGTGGCGCCGGCTACGCCATTCCGGCGCGGCCTATCCTGCTGGTCACCAGCGCGGCGTCGCTGCTGGTGGCCTGCTTTGGCGGGGTGACCATCGTGGTGGCGGCGATCACGGCGGCGCTGTGTACCGGCCAGGACGCGCATGAAGACCCGGGCAAACGCTATGTGGCGGGGATCGCCAATGGCGTGTTCTATCTGCTGGGCGGACTGTTTTCGGGGGCGATCGTGCTGCTGTTTGCGGCGCTGTCCAAGGCGCTGGTCGCCATTCTGGCCGGGGTGGCGCTGATCGGGGCGATCACGGCCAACCTGCTGGCGGTGCTGCAGGACGAGGAGCAACGCGAGGCGTCAATGATCACCTTCCTGGCGACCGCCTCCGGCATGAGCTACGCCGGGCTCGGTGCCGCGTTCTGGGGTGTGCTGATCGGCAGCATCGCCTGCTGCGTGCTGCGCAAGCCGGAGGCCCGAGCCCGCGTCAAGACGGGCACGACTTGAGATTGAGATGGTAGACCAGGGCGGCGCCCGGGGCGGCGTCGGTGGTGTCCAGCGACGCCATGGCCGCACCGCGCCGCAGCTCGTCATCAAGGCTGAGGGTGATGCTGACATCGAGCATCGCCGCTGCACCGCAGCCGACCCGTTTCATCTGTCCGGCGCCGATGTTTTCCGTAAACAGGTAATCGTTTTCATGCGGGCCCTTGATCTTGCGTTTGAAAACGCGGCCGTGCGCGTTGTCGCGTGGCCCCAGGAAGTACTGCACGTCGAGTGCGGTTTCCTGTTTCGCCGCCAGTTTGGCAAAGCCGCGGTAGTCGACCCTGTAGACACCGATGGAATAACCGGCCGGTAAATTGAGCGGGGACGTAATGCGGCAGGCTTTGCGTTGCACGCCGCTCACGGCATTGGCACTGCTGGCGACGGTGAACTGGTCAAATAAGATGCTCAGGGTGGTGCCATCGGGAGAGCTGATGACGGAATAGCTGCCCGCGGGGCAGCCGTTGCTTTCCTGGGCCTGTGCCGGCAGGCACAGCAGCCCGGCACAGGCGAGAAGACTACGCAGCAGCCAGGTCATGGTCGTTTCCTTTCATGAGCCGGGCGGCGCCTGCTGCCAGGCACCGCCCACGATGGGCTCAGCGGCAATTGCGCCACTGCAGGTGGTAGATGATCGAGGCATTGACGTCTTCGGAATCGATCGACGCCATGGCTTCCCTGTTGTAAGCCGTGTTCACGCGCATGCTCGAATTGGTGCGCAGGTTGACGTCCTCGCCACAGCGCGACCAGATGATCGACTCGGCGGTCAGCGTGTTGCTGATCAGATAGTCTTCATCAATCGGACCGCGAAATCGCCGCTGGAAGGCCGGGCCACGGGTGCCGGCAAAGAAGTACTCGACGTTGAACTGCGAGGTTGCCGACTGCGGCAGGTGATTGAAGCCGCGGAAGTCGATTTTCAGGATTGATACGCTCAGGCCTTGCGGTACGTGCACCGGGATGGCGATGTTGCAGCTCTTGCGGTCGAAGCTTTTGCCGCTGCTGCCGCCCACGCTGAGCTGGTATTGGTCGAACAACAGACTCAGGGACTTGGCATCCGGACTCAGGGTGACATCGACCGTGCCGGCCGGACAGCCGGTCCCGCCGTAGCCTGGCTCGCCCAGCGCAATGTCGTCGGCGTAAGCCGCCGTGCCGAGCAGCAGGGCGGTCATTAACAGGATGATTTTTTTCATGATGAACCTCCTCGTGTTACGAGTCCTGCTTGCGCAAGACGGCATGACCGGTGGCGGCTCAGCCTGGGACGCGGTGCGTCCTGTCTGATTGCCGTCGCAGGCCTTATCGCCGTTTGCCGCCTTGCTCCTGCGCACTGCCCTGGTTGGCGCTGGCGCCGGAGTTCATGCTGGCTTGGCTAGTTGCAGCTTGTGGCGGCGTGCAGTTGGCGTCTGTCTGCTGACGCACATATTCATGCCGTTGCCGGCAGCGGCGGAAAGCGCGCCGTCGCCGCAGCGCAGGGGATGGGGATGGTCTGGGTAGCGGGTGCTGCCGGCGGGTGCCTGCGGGCAGGGGGTGTGGCCGGTGGCGCGGCGCGACAGCGTCGCCCCGTTTTTGTGGCGTGGGTGGCGGGGCGGCTTGGCGCGCGTGGCGCTTACCGCGCAGCCGGCGCCGTGGCCGCGGCTTGCAGATGCTGAAGGATCACCTGCCCGCCGCACAGGATGTCATCGCTGATCGCGCGGGCGGCGGCCGGGCCGTCATGGGCGCGGATGGCGGCCAGCACCGGGTAGTGGAAGTCGAGCATGTCGTCGCCGCCGGCACTGTAGACGTCGGCAATCAGCGGCCCCATCTGCAGCCAGATGCGGTACAGGATGCCCTGCAGGAAGGGCATGCCGGCGATATCGACCAGCGCGAAGTGAAAGCGCTGGTTGAGGTCGCAGCCGCGGGCGGTGTCGCCGTCGGCAATCGCCTGTTCGTTCTGCCGTACCAAGTCTTCCAGCAGTGCGATCTGCTCGGCGCTGGCATTCTGCGCCGCCATTTCTGCGGCCAACCCTTCCAGTTTGATGCGGATGGCGCGGATCTCCAGATAGCGTTCTACCGTCATGTGCGGCACGCGGATGTCGCGCGCCGACTTCATCGCCAGCGCCTGTTCCTGCACCAGCCGCAGGATGGCATCGCGCACCGGGGTGACGCTGGTGCCCAGCCGCGCCGCCAGTTCGCGGATCTTCAGCCGCTCTCCCGGCTTGAGCTTGCCCTGGATCAGGGCATTGCATAGCAGGTGGTAGACGGTGCTGCCGAGGTTGTCGTGTTCCAGCGTGTCCAGCGCGTCGGTCATGGTGGGGCGTGCCGCAAGATTGAGTTGACCCGATTCTAGCATCGGCGCCAGAAAATATGATGCATCAAATAAACAAAAGGGCCGCTTACGTGGGGCGTGCAAGGTTGGCCGCAGGGTGGCAAGACCGGCGCGGCCACGCTTGGCGGCAGTCGCCATCACGCGGCGCAGTGCTGGACGTGCCGTGCTTGCAATTAAAAAATGCAACAAATATGATGCATCATAAATGTGATTGCCGTACTGTCACGGTAAATCAGCCTGCGCCGCGCGGCCGGATCGCTCGCGATGTGTCAGTGCCAGCGCCCAATCAACCAGGAGTCTGCAATGCCGGATAAAAAGCGTTACATGCTGTTGACGGGGGCCAGCCGCGGCATCGGCCACGCCACCGTCAAGCTGTTCCAGGAACACAACTGGCACATCTTTACCGTGTCGCGGCAGCCGTTTTCCGAGGACTGCCGCTGGCCGTCGGCGCGCGCCAGCCATGTGCAGGCCGATCTGGCCGACCTGTCCTGCCTCGATGCGCTGGTGGCGGAGGTGCGCAGCCGGCTGCCGGGTGGCGAATTGCACGCACTGGTGAACAATGCCGGCATCTCGCCCAAGGGGCCGAATGGCGCGCGGCTGGGCATTCTGGGCAGCGATATGGACACCTGGGGTAGGGTGCTGAACGTCAACCTGGTGTCCACCGCGCTGCTGGCGCGGGCGCTGTTCCCGGAGCTGAAAAAAGGGCAGGGCAGCATCGTCAACGTCACCTCGATTGCCGGCTCGCGGGTGCACCCGTTTGCCGGCGTCGCCTATGCCGCATCCAAGGCCGGCTTGGCGGCGCTGACCCGCGAGTTGGCGCACGAGTTCGCGCCGCACGGCATCCGCGCCAATGCCATCGCCCCCGGCGAGATCGACACCGCCATCCTGTCGCCGGACACCGCCAAGATCGTCGAGCACGATGTGCCGATGCAGCGGCTGGGCACGCCGCACGAGGTGGCGGAGGCGATCTACTTCCTGTGTTCCAACCGTTCCTCCTATATCAACGGCTCGGAAATCCACATCAACGGAGGCCAGCATGTCTGACAGCGCCATCGACCAGCTGTTTTCCACCATGGGCAGCGCCACCTCGCCCGAGGCCGCCAGCGAACTGCTGTGGCAGCACTACGGCCTGCGCGGCAGCGCCAGCCCGCTCAACAGCGAGCGCGACCAGAACTTCCACATCCACGGCGACGACGGCGAGCAGTACGTGCTGAAGCTGACCCACCCGGCGGAGGCGCGCGGCGTCACCGATTTCCAGACCCGCGCGCTGCTGCATGCCGCCAGCCGCGACCCGGCGCTGCCGATCCCACGCGTTATCCTGCGGCTGGATGGCGCGCCGTATGCGGCGATAACGCTGGCGGATGGCACGCAGCGGGTGCTGCGCCTGTTCAGCTACCTTGGCGGCCAACCTTTGCACCAGATCACGCGCTCGGCCGCGCAGCGTCGCGACCTGGGAGCAACGCTGGCGCGGCTGGATCTGGCGCTCAGCGATTTTGCGCATCCGTCCGCCGATCACGCGCTGCTGTGGGACATCCAGCACAGCGAGCGGCTGCAGCCGCTGCTGGCCGAGCTGCCGCCGGGGCCACAAACCGACACCCTGGCGGCGTTCGTCGCGCATTTCCAGCGCGAGATCCAGCCGGCGCTGGCCGGGCTGCGGCGGCAGGTAATCCACAACGATCTCAACCCCTACAACGTGCTGGTCGACCCGCAGGACCAGATCACCACCAGCGGGCTGATCGACTTTGGCGACATGGTGCAGGCGCCGTTGATCAACGAGCTGGCGGTGGCCTGTTCCTACCAGCTGTCCGGTAATGCCAACCCGCTGGATAGCGCCGCCGAGCTGATTGCCGGCTATCACCAGCGATGCCCGCTGCGGCGCGAAGAAGTGCTGCTGCTGTACGAGCTGATCCTCACCCGGCTGTGCATGACGGTGACCATCACCGGCTGGCGCGCCAGCCGCTACCCGGAAAACAAGACCTACATCCTGCGCAACAACGGCCTGAGCTGGGACGGCCTGCAACGGCTGCAAGCCATTGGCCGCGAGCAGGCGCAGGCATTTTTGCTGCAAGTGTGTGGCATGAAAGGACAAGCATGAGCAGCAAGGACCAACGCATGGCCAATGCCTTCGACCCGGCTACCGCCGGCAGCCTGCCGGCGCGCGAACAGGCGCTGATCCAGCGCCGGCAGCAGGTGCTGGGGCAGGCGTACCGGCTGTTCTACGAGCAGCCGCTGCACGTGGTGCGCGGCGAGGGGGTGTGGCTGTACGACGCGGACGGCAACGCCTATCTCGACGTGTACAACAACGTCGCCTCGGTCGGGCACAGTCACCCGCGGGTGGTGGACGCCATCGCCCGCCAGGCGGCGACGCTGAACACCCACACCCGCTACCTGAACGACATCATCCTCGACTACGCCGAGCGGCTGCTGGCCACCCTGCCGGCGGCCACCAGCCAGGCGATGTTCACCTGCACCGGCAGCGAGGCCAACGATCTGGCACTGCGGCTGGCGGCCAACTACAGCGGCGGTGCCGGCGTGATCGTTACCAGCCATGCCTATCACGGCGTCACCAGCAGCGTGGCGGCGTGCTCGCCGGCCTTCGGTCACAACGTGCCGCTGGGCGTGCACGTGCGCACCGTGCCGGCGCCCGACGCCTACCGTTACCCGGACGATGACGAGGGTGAGGATGTAGGGGCGCGCTTTACCCGCCACGTAGAGCAGGCCATCGCCGACCTGCAGCGGCACGGCATCCGCCCGGCGGCGCTGCTGGTGGACACGCTGTTTACCAGCGACGGCGTGTTTGCCGAGCCGGCAGGCTTTCTCGCCGGTGCCGTCGACGCCATCCGCGCCGCCGGCGGGCTGTTCATCGCCGACGAAGTGCAGGCCGGTTTCGCCCGCAGCGGCAGCCACTTCTGGGGCTTTCAGCGCCACGGCGTCACCCCGGACATCGTCACCATGGGCAAGCCGATGGGCAATGGCCACCCCATCGCTGGGCTGACGGCACGGCCGGAGATCATCGACGCCTTCGGCCGCCAGGTGCGCTACTTCAATACCTTTGGCGGCAACCCGGTGTCGTGCGTCGCGGGCCTCGCGGTGCTGGACATCATCCGCGACGAGGGCCTGCAGCAGAACGCGCGCGACACCGGCGCCTATCTCAAGGCCGGCTTTGACACGTTGGCCGCAAAACACGCGCTGATCGGCGATGTGCGCGGCGCCGGTTTCTTCCTGGGGGTGGAGCTGGTGACCGACCGGCAGCGCAAGACGGCGGCCACGGCGGAAACCGCCCGCATCGTCAACGCGCTGCGCCAGCGCCAGATCCTGATCAGCGCCACCGGCCCGGCCGGCAACATCCTCAAGGTGCGGCCGCAGCTGCCGTTCTCGCGCGCCAACGCCGACCAGCTGCTGGCCACGCTGGACGAGGTGCTGGCCGGGCTGTAGCGCGGGGGCAGGGCCGCGGCGCGCGTCAGGACGGCAGCGGGTTCAGGTTTTGAGTAGCGCAATCACTTCCTCGTCTTCCACCTGCGGGAAGTGGCGGTAGAACTGGCCGACGGCCTGGAAGTAGTGCGGCGCGTGCAGGCAGACCACCGCGTCGGCCAGCGGGCGCACCAGCTCCAGCGCGTCGGGTGAGGCCACCGGCACGGCACAGACCAGCCGGGCGGGCTTTTTGTGGCGCAGCGCGTGCAGCGCCGCCAGCATGGTGGCACCGGTCGCCAGGCCGTCGTCGACCACGATCACCAGCCGGCCGGCGGGATCAAGCGGCGGCCGGATCGGGGTGTAGCTTTCCCGCCGCGCGCGGATGGTCGCCAGCTGCGTCTGTTTCTCGCGCTCGATGTAGTCCTGATCGGCGCCCATGGCCGCCGCGTAGGGCGCCAGGTAGGTCCAGCCGCTTTCATCGATGGCTCCGACGGCGGTTTCCGCATGGCGGGGTGCGCGCAGCTTGCGCACCAGCACGACATCGAACTCCCCGCCCAACTCGTCGGCGAGCAGCTTGGCCATCGGCACCGCGCCGCGCGGGATCGCCAGCACCAGCGGGTGCTGGTCGCGGTAGGCGTGCAGCCGTGCGGTTAACTGGCGCGCGGCATCATGGCGGTCTGCAAACATGGCGTTTTCCGTCCGGGTCAGTGGGGGCGGTCGGGCTGCAACAGCTCGATCCTGAAGTCGCTTTCAAACGGCGGCACGTGGCACTCGATGATGTCCGGGGGCGCGATCTCCAGCCGGGTGCCGACCACGTCGGCGGCCAGCGGCAGACAGCGGCCGGCCCGCTCCACTAGCACCGCCACACGGATGGCGGCGGGCTGCTTCTGCACCAGATAGTCCACCACTTTCAGGATGGAGTGGCCGCTGTAGAGCACGTCGTCGACCACCAGCAGGGTGTAACCGGAGAGATCCAGCGCCGCGTGCTGCGCCTGCTCGGTGAGCTGCGTTTCCGGGTGCAGCAGGGTGAGATCGTCGGCGTAGCGCTTGACCAGCAGGTCCAGCCGCAACGGCGGTGCCATGCCATGCACCGCCTGCAGCCGCTCGGTGAGCAGGTCGGCCAGTGGCGCGCCACGGCGGCGAATGCCGATCACCGCCACGCGTTGCCGGTCGCGCAGCAAGCCGGCGCTACGGGCGGCCATGGCATCGAGCAGATCCGCCAGTTGCGCCTCGTCGAACAGGCAGGTTCGTGAACCGGGTGTCATGGCGGGAATGACCTCGCTGCAAGTTGGCCCCAGTGGCCGCATCAGGCAAGGTTGGCCGCAAGCACACGCGGCAGCACCCTTGTTGAGGCGGGCTGTCCTGTGTATAGCAAGCGGCCCGGCGCCGGGCAAGCCGGGGGCAAACGTCGGGCGGCACCGCCGACGGCTCGCGTCTGGCGGCGAGGTGGTGCGCATTGCAGTCCGCATAGCGCCCCCTTATAAAGAACCTAGCGAGCAAGGGCCGATCGACTGGCCGCAGGCCGCCAGCAGCCCGGAGAAGTGTCATGTCGGAACCGCAGCAGGTGATGGGCCATACCCTGATACACAAATCCGCGTCGCTGCGGCCAGGTCCCAATCTGGCCGATTACGCGCAGACCGCCGCGCAGTTCCGCTGGGACGAGGCGGCCAACATGCTGGACGGCCTGCCGGGCGGCGCGGGGCTGAACATTGCCTACGAGGCGGTGGATCGCCACCTGGTGCATGGTCGCGGCGACAGGATCGCGCTGCGCTGGCTGGGCAAGAGCGGCACGCGGCGCGAGCTGAGCTACGCCGCACTGGCGCAGGCCAGCAACCGCTTTGCCAACGCGCTGCACGGCCTGGGCGTGCAGCCGGGCGAAGGCGTGTTCCTGCTGATGGGGCGGCTGCCGGAGCTGTACGTGGCGCTGCTGGGGGCGCTCAAGGCGCGCTGCGTGGTGACGCCGCTATTCTCGGCCTTCGGCCCGGAACCTATCGCCACCCGCGCCGGGATGGGCGACGCCCGCGTTCTGGTAACCACACCGGAGCTGTACCAGCGCAAGGTGCAGGGCCTGCGCCAGCGGCTGCCCGGCCTGCAGCATGTGATCATGGTGGGCGCGGCGCCGGCCGGCGATACCAGCCTGCACGGCTGGGATGCGCTGCTGGCGGCGGCCTGCCCGGATTACACCATTGCGCCCACCGACCCGGAATCCGTCAGCCTGCTGCACTTCACCAGCGGTACCACCGGCAAGCCCAAGGGCGCCATGCATGTGCACGCGGCGGTGCTGGCGCATGCGGTGACCGGCCGTTACGCGCTAGACCTGCACGACGATGACGTGTTCTGGTGCACCGCCGACCCCGGCTGGGTGACCGGCACCAGCTACGGCATCATCGCGCCGCTGGTGTGTGGCGTGAGCAATGTGGTGGTGGAGGCGGAGTTCGATGCGCAGAGCTGGTACCGCGTGCTGGCCGAGGAGCGCGTCACGGTGTGGTACACCGCGCCCACCGCCATCCGCATGATGATGAAGCTGGGCGCGGAGGCGCTGCAGGGCTTTGAGCTGTCGGCGCTGCGCTTCATGGCCAGCGTGGGCGAGCCGCTGAACCCGGAGGCGGTGCTGTGGGGGCAGCAGGCGTTCGGCCTGCCGTTCCACGACAACTGGTGGCAGACCGAGACCGGCGGCATCATGATCGCCAACTACGCCGCCATGGACATCAAGCCCGGCTCCATGGGCAAACCGCTGCCCGGCATCACCGCCGCCATCGTGCAGCGCGACAGCAGCGGCCTGCGACTGATCGACACGCCGGATACCGATGGCGAGCTGGCGCTGCAAACGCCATGGCCATCGATGATGCGCGGCTACCTGCACGAGGACGAGCGCTACCGCAAATGCTTTGTCGATGGCTGGTATCTGACCGGCGATCTGGCGCGGCGCGATGCCGACGGCTACTACTGGTTTGTCGGCCGCGCCGACGACGTGATCAAGTCGTCCGGCCACCTGATCGGCCCGTTCGAGGT
Above is a genomic segment from Vogesella indigofera containing:
- a CDS encoding DUF4360 domain-containing protein, with product MTWLLRSLLACAGLLCLPAQAQESNGCPAGSYSVISSPDGTTLSILFDQFTVASSANAVSGVQRKACRITSPLNLPAGYSIGVYRVDYRGFAKLAAKQETALDVQYFLGPRDNAHGRVFKRKIKGPHENDYLFTENIGAGQMKRVGCGAAAMLDVSITLSLDDELRRGAAMASLDTTDAAPGAALVYHLNLKSCPS
- a CDS encoding DUF4360 domain-containing protein, whose translation is MKKIILLMTALLLGTAAYADDIALGEPGYGGTGCPAGTVDVTLSPDAKSLSLLFDQYQLSVGGSSGKSFDRKSCNIAIPVHVPQGLSVSILKIDFRGFNHLPQSATSQFNVEYFFAGTRGPAFQRRFRGPIDEDYLISNTLTAESIIWSRCGEDVNLRTNSSMRVNTAYNREAMASIDSEDVNASIIYHLQWRNCR
- a CDS encoding GntR family transcriptional regulator, with the protein product MLESGQLNLAARPTMTDALDTLEHDNLGSTVYHLLCNALIQGKLKPGERLKIRELAARLGTSVTPVRDAILRLVQEQALAMKSARDIRVPHMTVERYLEIRAIRIKLEGLAAEMAAQNASAEQIALLEDLVRQNEQAIADGDTARGCDLNQRFHFALVDIAGMPFLQGILYRIWLQMGPLIADVYSAGGDDMLDFHYPVLAAIRAHDGPAAARAISDDILCGGQVILQHLQAAATAPAAR
- a CDS encoding SDR family NAD(P)-dependent oxidoreductase, producing the protein MPDKKRYMLLTGASRGIGHATVKLFQEHNWHIFTVSRQPFSEDCRWPSARASHVQADLADLSCLDALVAEVRSRLPGGELHALVNNAGISPKGPNGARLGILGSDMDTWGRVLNVNLVSTALLARALFPELKKGQGSIVNVTSIAGSRVHPFAGVAYAASKAGLAALTRELAHEFAPHGIRANAIAPGEIDTAILSPDTAKIVEHDVPMQRLGTPHEVAEAIYFLCSNRSSYINGSEIHINGGQHV
- a CDS encoding phosphotransferase — its product is MSDSAIDQLFSTMGSATSPEAASELLWQHYGLRGSASPLNSERDQNFHIHGDDGEQYVLKLTHPAEARGVTDFQTRALLHAASRDPALPIPRVILRLDGAPYAAITLADGTQRVLRLFSYLGGQPLHQITRSAAQRRDLGATLARLDLALSDFAHPSADHALLWDIQHSERLQPLLAELPPGPQTDTLAAFVAHFQREIQPALAGLRRQVIHNDLNPYNVLVDPQDQITTSGLIDFGDMVQAPLINELAVACSYQLSGNANPLDSAAELIAGYHQRCPLRREEVLLLYELILTRLCMTVTITGWRASRYPENKTYILRNNGLSWDGLQRLQAIGREQAQAFLLQVCGMKGQA
- a CDS encoding aspartate aminotransferase family protein, whose protein sequence is MSSKDQRMANAFDPATAGSLPAREQALIQRRQQVLGQAYRLFYEQPLHVVRGEGVWLYDADGNAYLDVYNNVASVGHSHPRVVDAIARQAATLNTHTRYLNDIILDYAERLLATLPAATSQAMFTCTGSEANDLALRLAANYSGGAGVIVTSHAYHGVTSSVAACSPAFGHNVPLGVHVRTVPAPDAYRYPDDDEGEDVGARFTRHVEQAIADLQRHGIRPAALLVDTLFTSDGVFAEPAGFLAGAVDAIRAAGGLFIADEVQAGFARSGSHFWGFQRHGVTPDIVTMGKPMGNGHPIAGLTARPEIIDAFGRQVRYFNTFGGNPVSCVAGLAVLDIIRDEGLQQNARDTGAYLKAGFDTLAAKHALIGDVRGAGFFLGVELVTDRQRKTAATAETARIVNALRQRQILISATGPAGNILKVRPQLPFSRANADQLLATLDEVLAGL
- a CDS encoding phosphoribosyltransferase, giving the protein MFADRHDAARQLTARLHAYRDQHPLVLAIPRGAVPMAKLLADELGGEFDVVLVRKLRAPRHAETAVGAIDESGWTYLAPYAAAMGADQDYIEREKQTQLATIRARRESYTPIRPPLDPAGRLVIVVDDGLATGATMLAALHALRHKKPARLVCAVPVASPDALELVRPLADAVVCLHAPHYFQAVGQFYRHFPQVEDEEVIALLKT
- a CDS encoding phosphoribosyltransferase family protein, with the translated sequence MTPGSRTCLFDEAQLADLLDAMAARSAGLLRDRQRVAVIGIRRRGAPLADLLTERLQAVHGMAPPLRLDLLVKRYADDLTLLHPETQLTEQAQHAALDLSGYTLLVVDDVLYSGHSILKVVDYLVQKQPAAIRVAVLVERAGRCLPLAADVVGTRLEIAPPDIIECHVPPFESDFRIELLQPDRPH
- the acsA gene encoding acetate--CoA ligase is translated as MSEPQQVMGHTLIHKSASLRPGPNLADYAQTAAQFRWDEAANMLDGLPGGAGLNIAYEAVDRHLVHGRGDRIALRWLGKSGTRRELSYAALAQASNRFANALHGLGVQPGEGVFLLMGRLPELYVALLGALKARCVVTPLFSAFGPEPIATRAGMGDARVLVTTPELYQRKVQGLRQRLPGLQHVIMVGAAPAGDTSLHGWDALLAAACPDYTIAPTDPESVSLLHFTSGTTGKPKGAMHVHAAVLAHAVTGRYALDLHDDDVFWCTADPGWVTGTSYGIIAPLVCGVSNVVVEAEFDAQSWYRVLAEERVTVWYTAPTAIRMMMKLGAEALQGFELSALRFMASVGEPLNPEAVLWGQQAFGLPFHDNWWQTETGGIMIANYAAMDIKPGSMGKPLPGITAAIVQRDSSGLRLIDTPDTDGELALQTPWPSMMRGYLHEDERYRKCFVDGWYLTGDLARRDADGYYWFVGRADDVIKSSGHLIGPFEVESALLEHPAVAEAGVIGIPDPMAGEVVKAFVALKPGFAPDEALRSELLGHARKRLGAAVAPKQIEFRSNLPKTRSGKIMRRLLKARELGLPEGDLSTLESDEK